A genomic stretch from Aedes albopictus strain Foshan chromosome 2, AalbF5, whole genome shotgun sequence includes:
- the LOC109430908 gene encoding 1-acyl-sn-glycerol-3-phosphate acyltransferase delta: protein MAGPWSMVKQSTLMHLCFAISYFTSGLIINTVQCVLYFGLKPFNKRLYRKIGYYLCYSFYSQLVFLADWWSGSTLYVYISDEDLKHCGKEHVLLLMNHTYEVDWLVGWMFCEKVGVLGNCKAYAKKVIQYIPTVGWAWKFAEFVFLERSFDKDKEIIGRQIKEIMDYPDPVWLLLNAEGTRFTEKKHEASIKFARDRGMVELKHHLIPRTKGFTASLPELRNRGVILDIQLAINKDSPIKPTIFNILNGKPIEAHMHVRRITYDQVPEDETQAAEWLQELFRQKDIMQESFHKHGDFFTGSNVTRKVPVKLQPRLQTLINMVAWNVLTVVPMTYYLLQLLISGEFMYFSIGASILTAFYGLMVKAIGMSKISKASSYGSEKKNGHSLHNGSSTNETTKTK from the exons ATGGCAGGTCCGTGGTCCATGGTCAAGCAATCGACACTGATGCATCTGTGCTTTGCGATATCATATTTCACATCCGGATTAATCATCAACACGGTACAGTGTGTGCTCTATTTTGGACTTAAACCGTTCAACAAGCGACTCTACAGGAAGATTGGATATTATCTGTGTTACTCCTTTTATTCAC AACTGGTATTTTTGGCTGACTGGTGGTCCGGCTCAACACTGTACGTATACATAAGCGATGAAGATCTCAAACATTGTGGCAAAGAGCATGTGTTACTGTTGATGAACCACACCTATGAGGTGGATTGGCTTGTAGGATGGATGTTCTGCGAAAAAGTGGGAGTACTGGGTAACTGTAAAGCATACGCCAAAAAGGTCATTCAGTACATTCCGACCGTCGGTTGGGCATGGAAGTTTGCTGAGTTTGTTTTCTTGGAACGTTCGTTTGACAAGGATAAGGAAATCATCGGTCGTCAAATTAAGGAAATCATGGATTACCCCGACCCCGTCTGGTTGCTGTTGAATGCAGAGGGCACTCGATTCACTGAGAAGAAACATGAAGCGTCGATCAAGTTTGCTCGTGATCGCGGAATGGTTGAACTGAAGCATCACTTGATCCCTAGGACCAAGGGTTTCACTGCCAGCTTGCCGGAATTGCGCAACAGGGGCGTTATTCTAGATATTCAACTAGCGATCAACAAAGATTCTCCC ATTAAACCCACAATTTTCAATATCCTTAATGGAAAACCAATTGAGGCACACATGCATGTTCGTCGTATCACGTACGATCAGGTGCCGGAAGACGAGACGCAAGCAGCTGAATGGTTACAGGAACTGTTCCGTCAAAAGGATATAATGCAAGAGAGCTTCCATAAACATGGAGATTTCTTTACCGGTTCCAATGTTACCCGAAAAGTCCCCGTGAAGCTGCAGCCTAGATTGCAAACTTTGATCAATATGGTAGCCTGGAATGTGTTGACGGTAGTTCCAATGACTTACTATCTGCTTCAGCTGTTGATCAGCGGCGAATTTATGTACTTCTCTATCGGAGCATCGATCCTTACTGCTT TTTACGGCCTTATGGTGAAAGCAATCGGGATGTCCAAAATCAGCAAAGCATCATCTTACGGATCGGAAAAGAAGAACGGACACAGCCTCCATAACGGATCCTCCACCAATGAGACCACCAAAACTAAGTAG